A part of Biomphalaria glabrata chromosome 3, xgBioGlab47.1, whole genome shotgun sequence genomic DNA contains:
- the LOC106062558 gene encoding calcineurin B homologous protein 1-like, with protein MGARSSMLQEDEITAIQKETGFSSNQIVRLYSRFTNLDKNNQGYLSRADFLRIPELAINPLGDRIVHAFFKESNSVTVNFRDFMRVLARFRPVKKNNTKNKLNDREEKLRFAFKMYDLDGDDMISRDELLNVLHMMVGANISDEQLGSIADRTISEVDLDNDQNISFEEFVKAMERVDVEQKMSIRFLN; from the exons ATGGGAGCTAGATCATCAATGCTACAAGAAGATGAAATAACAGCCATACAGAAAGAAACAGGCT tttcaaGTAATCAAATTGTACGCTTATACAGTCGGTTTACTAACCTGGATAAAAATAATCAAGGCTATTTAAG CCGAGCAGACTTTCTACGCATCCCTGAATTAGCAATAAATCCCTTAGGTGATAGAATTGTACATGCATTTTTTAAGGAAAG TAATTCTGTCACTGTGAACTTTCGTGATTTTATGAGAGTTTTGGCCAGATTTAGACCAGTGAAGAAAAATAACACCAAAAATAAGctaaatgacagagaagaaaagTTAAGAT TTGCATTTAAAATGTATGACCTTGATGGGGATGACATGATATCTCGAGACGAACTGTTAAATGTTCTTCATATGATGGTTGGTGCAAATATATCTGATGAACAG cttGGTAGCATAGCCGACAGAACAATTTCGGAAGTTGATCTAGACAATGATCAGaatatttcatttgaagaatttgtCAAG GCTATGGAGAGAGTTGATGTTGAACAGAAAATGAGCATTAGGTTTTTAAACTAA
- the LOC106062563 gene encoding protein transport protein Sec23A-like isoform X1 has product MATYQEFIQQNEDRDGIRFSWNVWPSSRLEATRMVVPLGAIFTPLKERADLPPIQYDPVLCTRTTCRAILNPFCQIDYRAKMWTCNFCYQRNPFPPQYTAISEQHQPAEIIPQFSTLEYTITRATCHPPIFLLVVDTCFPEDEDLQGLKESLQMSLSLLPPNALIGLITYGKMVQVHELGSEGVSKSYVFRGTKELTAKQIQEMLGIGRGAQAQPQQQQRGGAPGNQQHPQLPSNRFLQPVHKCDMSLTDLLGELQRDPWPVAQGKRPLRSVGAALSIAVGLLECTFPNTGARIMLFMGGPCTQGPGMVVDDELKHPIRSHHDIEKDNCKYMKKAMKHYESLANRAAANGHVIDIYACALDQTGLHEMKFCPTYTGGHMVMGDSFNTSLFKQTFQRVFAKDQKSEFKMAFGATLEIKTSRELKVSGAIGPCVSLAVKGPSVSDTEIGLGGTCQWKLCGLYPNTSLAVCFEVVNQHNAPIPQGGRGYIQFITQYQHSSGERRVRVSTVARSWADASANIQHISAGFDQEAAAVMMARIAVYRAETDDGPDVLRWLDRMLIRLCQKFGDYNKDDPNSFRFTENFSLYPQFMFHLRRSQFLQVFNNSPDETSYYRHMLNVEDLTQSLIMIQPILYSYSFHGPPEPVLLDSSSLQADKILLMDTFFHILIYHGETIAQWKSQGYHEMPEYENLKQLLQAPLDDAQEILQTRFPMPRYIVTEAGASQARFLLSKVNPSQTHNNMYGFGGQLIMSGGPGHETGQEGSVPVLTDDVSLQVFMDHLKKLAVSSSS; this is encoded by the exons ATGGCTACATATCAAGAATTCATTCAGCAGAATGAAGACAGAGATGGCATTCGCTTCAGTTGGAATGTTTGGCCTTCAAGCCGTCTGGAGGCAACTAGGATGGTTGTGCCCCTTGGGGCTATTTTTACACCCCTGAAAGAAAGAGCTGATCTACCGCCCATCCAATATGACCCAGTTCTCTGTACTCGAACAACTTGTCGCGCTATTCTAAATCCATTTTG TCAAATTGATTACAGAGCTAAGATGTGGACCTGTAACTTCTGCTACCAAAGAAACCCT TTTCCACCCCAGTACACAGCTATTTCAGAGCAGCATCAACCAGCTGAAATCATACCACAGTTTTCAACTTTAGAATATACCATTACT AGAGCTACTTGCCACCCTCCAATATTTCTACTGGTTGTTGATACTTGCTTTCCAGAAGATGAAGATTTGCAAGGACTGAAG GAATCACTTCAAATGTCTCTAAGTTTACTGCCCCCGAATGCCCTGATTGGTCTCATCACTTATGGCAAAATGGTACAAGTTCACGAGCTTGGAAGTGAAGGAGTTTCCAAATCATATGTCTTCAGGGGCACTAAGGAGCTGACAGCTAAACAAATTCAG GAGATGCTTGGTATTGGCCGTGGTGCCCAGGCTCAACCCCAGCAGCAGCAGAGAGGTGGAGCACCGGGGAACCAGCAGCATCCGCAGCTTCCATCAAACAG ATTCTTGCAGCCTGTCCATAAGTGTGACATGAGCCTGACAGATCTACTTGGTGAGCTCCAGCGTGACCCTTGGCCAGTTGCCCAGGGCAAAAGGCCATTACGTTCTGTTGGGGCTGCCCTCTCCATTGCTGTTGGATTGCTAGAG tgtACTTTTCCAAATACTGGTGCTCGTATTATGCTGTTTATGGGAGGACCATGTACCCAGGGTCCTGGCATGGTCGTAGACGATGAGCTCAAGCACCCAATCAGATCCCATCATGATATTGAAAAAGATAATTGTAAATACATGAAGAAGGCAATGAAG CATTATGAATCACTAGCTAACAGAGCTGCAGCCAATGGTCATGTTATAGACATTTATGCCTGCGCCCTTGATCAAACGGGTCTTCATGAAATGAAGTTCTGTCCGACATATACTGG TGGCCACATGGTGATGGGAGACTCTTTTAACACTTCCTTGTTCAAGCAGACATTCCAGAGAGTGTTTGCCAAGGACCAGAAGTCAGAGTTCAAGATGGCATTTGGTGCTACATTAGAGATCAAA ACTTCCAGAGAATTAAAAGTTTCAGGAGCTATAGGCCCTTGTGTGTCTCTAGCAGTAAAAGGTCCATCAGTTTCTGATACAGAGATAGGTCTTGGAGGAACTTGTCAATGGAAGCTTTGTGGGCTCTATCCTAACACATCTTTAGCTGTTTGCTTTGAAGTTGTCAATCAG CACAATGCACCCATACCTCAGGGAGGTCGGGGTTACATTCAGTTTATTACACAATATCAGCACTCAAGTGGAGAGAGAAGAGTTCGTGTATCAACAGTTGCTAGGAG CTGGGCTGATGCCAGTgcaaacattcaacacatttCTGCTGGGTTTGACCAGGAAGCTGCTGCAGTGATGATGGCAAGGATAGCTGTGTATAGAGCAGAAACAGATGATGGTCCAGATGTCCTTAGATGGCTTGATAGAATGCTCATTCGATTG TGCCAGAAGTTTGGAGACTACAATAAAGATGACCCGAACTCTTTCAGGTTCACTGAGAACTTTTCATTGTACCCGCAATTTATGTTTCATCTTAGAAGATCACAGTTTTTGCAAGTGTTTAATAACAGCCCTGATGAAACATCATATTATAG GCATATGTTGAATGTTGAAGATCTGACACAATCATTAATCATGATACAGCCAATACTTTATTCTTATTCGTTTCATGGACCACCAGAA cCAGTCTTACTGGACAGCAGCAGTCTTCAAGCAGATAAAATTTTACTTATGGATACATTTTTccatattttaatttatcatgGAGAG ACTATAGCTCAGTGGAAATCTCAAGGGTACCATGAGATGCCAGAGTATGAGAACCTGAAACAGCTGCTGCAGGCTCCTTTAGATGATGCCCAGGAGATATTACAGACTAGGTTCCCAATGCCCAGATATATAGTCACAGAGGCTGGGGCTTCACAG GCTAGATTCCTTCTATCTAAAGTGAATCcatcacaaacacataacaaCATGTATGGCTTCGGTGGACAG CTAATCATGAGTGGTGGCCCTGGACATGAGACTGGA caGGAAGGCTCtgttccagttttgacggatgATGTCAGCCTCCAAGTTTTCATGGACCACCTTAAGAAACTGGCTGTATCCAGTTCTTCCTGA
- the LOC106062563 gene encoding protein transport protein Sec23A-like isoform X4, giving the protein MATYQEFIQQNEDRDGIRFSWNVWPSSRLEATRMVVPLGAIFTPLKERADLPPIQYDPVLCTRTTCRAILNPFCQIDYRAKMWTCNFCYQRNPFPPQYTAISEQHQPAEIIPQFSTLEYTITRATCHPPIFLLVVDTCFPEDEDLQGLKESLQMSLSLLPPNALIGLITYGKMVQVHELGSEGVSKSYVFRGTKELTAKQIQEMLGIGRGAQAQPQQQQRGGAPGNQQHPQLPSNRFLQPVHKCDMSLTDLLGELQRDPWPVAQGKRPLRSVGAALSIAVGLLECTFPNTGARIMLFMGGPCTQGPGMVVDDELKHPIRSHHDIEKDNCKYMKKAMKHYESLANRAAANGHVIDIYACALDQTGLHEMKFCPTYTGGHMVMGDSFNTSLFKQTFQRVFAKDQKSEFKMAFGATLEIKTSRELKVSGAIGPCVSLAVKGPSVSDTEIGLGGTCQWKLCGLYPNTSLAVCFEVVNQHNAPIPQGGRGYIQFITQYQHSSGERRVRVSTVARSWADASANIQHISAGFDQEAAAVMMARIAVYRAETDDGPDVLRWLDRMLIRLCQKFGDYNKDDPNSFRFTENFSLYPQFMFHLRRSQFLQVFNNSPDETSYYRHMLNVEDLTQSLIMIQPILYSYSFHGPPEPVLLDSSSLQADKILLMDTFFHILIYHGETIAQWKSQGYHEMPEYENLKQLLQAPLDDAQEILQTRFPMPRYIVTEAGASQARFLLSKVNPSQTHNNMYGFGGQEGSVPVLTDDVSLQVFMDHLKKLAVSSSS; this is encoded by the exons ATGGCTACATATCAAGAATTCATTCAGCAGAATGAAGACAGAGATGGCATTCGCTTCAGTTGGAATGTTTGGCCTTCAAGCCGTCTGGAGGCAACTAGGATGGTTGTGCCCCTTGGGGCTATTTTTACACCCCTGAAAGAAAGAGCTGATCTACCGCCCATCCAATATGACCCAGTTCTCTGTACTCGAACAACTTGTCGCGCTATTCTAAATCCATTTTG TCAAATTGATTACAGAGCTAAGATGTGGACCTGTAACTTCTGCTACCAAAGAAACCCT TTTCCACCCCAGTACACAGCTATTTCAGAGCAGCATCAACCAGCTGAAATCATACCACAGTTTTCAACTTTAGAATATACCATTACT AGAGCTACTTGCCACCCTCCAATATTTCTACTGGTTGTTGATACTTGCTTTCCAGAAGATGAAGATTTGCAAGGACTGAAG GAATCACTTCAAATGTCTCTAAGTTTACTGCCCCCGAATGCCCTGATTGGTCTCATCACTTATGGCAAAATGGTACAAGTTCACGAGCTTGGAAGTGAAGGAGTTTCCAAATCATATGTCTTCAGGGGCACTAAGGAGCTGACAGCTAAACAAATTCAG GAGATGCTTGGTATTGGCCGTGGTGCCCAGGCTCAACCCCAGCAGCAGCAGAGAGGTGGAGCACCGGGGAACCAGCAGCATCCGCAGCTTCCATCAAACAG ATTCTTGCAGCCTGTCCATAAGTGTGACATGAGCCTGACAGATCTACTTGGTGAGCTCCAGCGTGACCCTTGGCCAGTTGCCCAGGGCAAAAGGCCATTACGTTCTGTTGGGGCTGCCCTCTCCATTGCTGTTGGATTGCTAGAG tgtACTTTTCCAAATACTGGTGCTCGTATTATGCTGTTTATGGGAGGACCATGTACCCAGGGTCCTGGCATGGTCGTAGACGATGAGCTCAAGCACCCAATCAGATCCCATCATGATATTGAAAAAGATAATTGTAAATACATGAAGAAGGCAATGAAG CATTATGAATCACTAGCTAACAGAGCTGCAGCCAATGGTCATGTTATAGACATTTATGCCTGCGCCCTTGATCAAACGGGTCTTCATGAAATGAAGTTCTGTCCGACATATACTGG TGGCCACATGGTGATGGGAGACTCTTTTAACACTTCCTTGTTCAAGCAGACATTCCAGAGAGTGTTTGCCAAGGACCAGAAGTCAGAGTTCAAGATGGCATTTGGTGCTACATTAGAGATCAAA ACTTCCAGAGAATTAAAAGTTTCAGGAGCTATAGGCCCTTGTGTGTCTCTAGCAGTAAAAGGTCCATCAGTTTCTGATACAGAGATAGGTCTTGGAGGAACTTGTCAATGGAAGCTTTGTGGGCTCTATCCTAACACATCTTTAGCTGTTTGCTTTGAAGTTGTCAATCAG CACAATGCACCCATACCTCAGGGAGGTCGGGGTTACATTCAGTTTATTACACAATATCAGCACTCAAGTGGAGAGAGAAGAGTTCGTGTATCAACAGTTGCTAGGAG CTGGGCTGATGCCAGTgcaaacattcaacacatttCTGCTGGGTTTGACCAGGAAGCTGCTGCAGTGATGATGGCAAGGATAGCTGTGTATAGAGCAGAAACAGATGATGGTCCAGATGTCCTTAGATGGCTTGATAGAATGCTCATTCGATTG TGCCAGAAGTTTGGAGACTACAATAAAGATGACCCGAACTCTTTCAGGTTCACTGAGAACTTTTCATTGTACCCGCAATTTATGTTTCATCTTAGAAGATCACAGTTTTTGCAAGTGTTTAATAACAGCCCTGATGAAACATCATATTATAG GCATATGTTGAATGTTGAAGATCTGACACAATCATTAATCATGATACAGCCAATACTTTATTCTTATTCGTTTCATGGACCACCAGAA cCAGTCTTACTGGACAGCAGCAGTCTTCAAGCAGATAAAATTTTACTTATGGATACATTTTTccatattttaatttatcatgGAGAG ACTATAGCTCAGTGGAAATCTCAAGGGTACCATGAGATGCCAGAGTATGAGAACCTGAAACAGCTGCTGCAGGCTCCTTTAGATGATGCCCAGGAGATATTACAGACTAGGTTCCCAATGCCCAGATATATAGTCACAGAGGCTGGGGCTTCACAG GCTAGATTCCTTCTATCTAAAGTGAATCcatcacaaacacataacaaCATGTATGGCTTCGGTGGACAG GAAGGCTCtgttccagttttgacggatgATGTCAGCCTCCAAGTTTTCATGGACCACCTTAAGAAACTGGCTGTATCCAGTTCTTCCTGA
- the LOC106062563 gene encoding protein transport protein Sec23A-like isoform X3 has translation MATYQEFIQQNEDRDGIRFSWNVWPSSRLEATRMVVPLGAIFTPLKERADLPPIQYDPVLCTRTTCRAILNPFCQIDYRAKMWTCNFCYQRNPFPPQYTAISEQHQPAEIIPQFSTLEYTITRATCHPPIFLLVVDTCFPEDEDLQGLKESLQMSLSLLPPNALIGLITYGKMVQVHELGSEGVSKSYVFRGTKELTAKQIQEMLGIGRGAQAQPQQQQRGGAPGNQQHPQLPSNRFLQPVHKCDMSLTDLLGELQRDPWPVAQGKRPLRSVGAALSIAVGLLECTFPNTGARIMLFMGGPCTQGPGMVVDDELKHPIRSHHDIEKDNCKYMKKAMKHYESLANRAAANGHVIDIYACALDQTGLHEMKFCPTYTGGHMVMGDSFNTSLFKQTFQRVFAKDQKSEFKMAFGATLEIKTSRELKVSGAIGPCVSLAVKGPSVSDTEIGLGGTCQWKLCGLYPNTSLAVCFEVVNQHNAPIPQGGRGYIQFITQYQHSSGERRVRVSTVARSWADASANIQHISAGFDQEAAAVMMARIAVYRAETDDGPDVLRWLDRMLIRLCQKFGDYNKDDPNSFRFTENFSLYPQFMFHLRRSQFLQVFNNSPDETSYYRHMLNVEDLTQSLIMIQPILYSYSFHGPPEPVLLDSSSLQADKILLMDTFFHILIYHGETIAQWKSQGYHEMPEYENLKQLLQAPLDDAQEILQTRFPMPRYIVTEAGASQARFLLSKVNPSQTHNNMYGFGGQQEGSVPVLTDDVSLQVFMDHLKKLAVSSSS, from the exons ATGGCTACATATCAAGAATTCATTCAGCAGAATGAAGACAGAGATGGCATTCGCTTCAGTTGGAATGTTTGGCCTTCAAGCCGTCTGGAGGCAACTAGGATGGTTGTGCCCCTTGGGGCTATTTTTACACCCCTGAAAGAAAGAGCTGATCTACCGCCCATCCAATATGACCCAGTTCTCTGTACTCGAACAACTTGTCGCGCTATTCTAAATCCATTTTG TCAAATTGATTACAGAGCTAAGATGTGGACCTGTAACTTCTGCTACCAAAGAAACCCT TTTCCACCCCAGTACACAGCTATTTCAGAGCAGCATCAACCAGCTGAAATCATACCACAGTTTTCAACTTTAGAATATACCATTACT AGAGCTACTTGCCACCCTCCAATATTTCTACTGGTTGTTGATACTTGCTTTCCAGAAGATGAAGATTTGCAAGGACTGAAG GAATCACTTCAAATGTCTCTAAGTTTACTGCCCCCGAATGCCCTGATTGGTCTCATCACTTATGGCAAAATGGTACAAGTTCACGAGCTTGGAAGTGAAGGAGTTTCCAAATCATATGTCTTCAGGGGCACTAAGGAGCTGACAGCTAAACAAATTCAG GAGATGCTTGGTATTGGCCGTGGTGCCCAGGCTCAACCCCAGCAGCAGCAGAGAGGTGGAGCACCGGGGAACCAGCAGCATCCGCAGCTTCCATCAAACAG ATTCTTGCAGCCTGTCCATAAGTGTGACATGAGCCTGACAGATCTACTTGGTGAGCTCCAGCGTGACCCTTGGCCAGTTGCCCAGGGCAAAAGGCCATTACGTTCTGTTGGGGCTGCCCTCTCCATTGCTGTTGGATTGCTAGAG tgtACTTTTCCAAATACTGGTGCTCGTATTATGCTGTTTATGGGAGGACCATGTACCCAGGGTCCTGGCATGGTCGTAGACGATGAGCTCAAGCACCCAATCAGATCCCATCATGATATTGAAAAAGATAATTGTAAATACATGAAGAAGGCAATGAAG CATTATGAATCACTAGCTAACAGAGCTGCAGCCAATGGTCATGTTATAGACATTTATGCCTGCGCCCTTGATCAAACGGGTCTTCATGAAATGAAGTTCTGTCCGACATATACTGG TGGCCACATGGTGATGGGAGACTCTTTTAACACTTCCTTGTTCAAGCAGACATTCCAGAGAGTGTTTGCCAAGGACCAGAAGTCAGAGTTCAAGATGGCATTTGGTGCTACATTAGAGATCAAA ACTTCCAGAGAATTAAAAGTTTCAGGAGCTATAGGCCCTTGTGTGTCTCTAGCAGTAAAAGGTCCATCAGTTTCTGATACAGAGATAGGTCTTGGAGGAACTTGTCAATGGAAGCTTTGTGGGCTCTATCCTAACACATCTTTAGCTGTTTGCTTTGAAGTTGTCAATCAG CACAATGCACCCATACCTCAGGGAGGTCGGGGTTACATTCAGTTTATTACACAATATCAGCACTCAAGTGGAGAGAGAAGAGTTCGTGTATCAACAGTTGCTAGGAG CTGGGCTGATGCCAGTgcaaacattcaacacatttCTGCTGGGTTTGACCAGGAAGCTGCTGCAGTGATGATGGCAAGGATAGCTGTGTATAGAGCAGAAACAGATGATGGTCCAGATGTCCTTAGATGGCTTGATAGAATGCTCATTCGATTG TGCCAGAAGTTTGGAGACTACAATAAAGATGACCCGAACTCTTTCAGGTTCACTGAGAACTTTTCATTGTACCCGCAATTTATGTTTCATCTTAGAAGATCACAGTTTTTGCAAGTGTTTAATAACAGCCCTGATGAAACATCATATTATAG GCATATGTTGAATGTTGAAGATCTGACACAATCATTAATCATGATACAGCCAATACTTTATTCTTATTCGTTTCATGGACCACCAGAA cCAGTCTTACTGGACAGCAGCAGTCTTCAAGCAGATAAAATTTTACTTATGGATACATTTTTccatattttaatttatcatgGAGAG ACTATAGCTCAGTGGAAATCTCAAGGGTACCATGAGATGCCAGAGTATGAGAACCTGAAACAGCTGCTGCAGGCTCCTTTAGATGATGCCCAGGAGATATTACAGACTAGGTTCCCAATGCCCAGATATATAGTCACAGAGGCTGGGGCTTCACAG GCTAGATTCCTTCTATCTAAAGTGAATCcatcacaaacacataacaaCATGTATGGCTTCGGTGGACAG caGGAAGGCTCtgttccagttttgacggatgATGTCAGCCTCCAAGTTTTCATGGACCACCTTAAGAAACTGGCTGTATCCAGTTCTTCCTGA
- the LOC106062563 gene encoding protein transport protein Sec23A-like isoform X2, with the protein MATYQEFIQQNEDRDGIRFSWNVWPSSRLEATRMVVPLGAIFTPLKERADLPPIQYDPVLCTRTTCRAILNPFCQIDYRAKMWTCNFCYQRNPFPPQYTAISEQHQPAEIIPQFSTLEYTITRATCHPPIFLLVVDTCFPEDEDLQGLKESLQMSLSLLPPNALIGLITYGKMVQVHELGSEGVSKSYVFRGTKELTAKQIQEMLGIGRGAQAQPQQQQRGGAPGNQQHPQLPSNRFLQPVHKCDMSLTDLLGELQRDPWPVAQGKRPLRSVGAALSIAVGLLECTFPNTGARIMLFMGGPCTQGPGMVVDDELKHPIRSHHDIEKDNCKYMKKAMKHYESLANRAAANGHVIDIYACALDQTGLHEMKFCPTYTGGHMVMGDSFNTSLFKQTFQRVFAKDQKSEFKMAFGATLEIKTSRELKVSGAIGPCVSLAVKGPSVSDTEIGLGGTCQWKLCGLYPNTSLAVCFEVVNQHNAPIPQGGRGYIQFITQYQHSSGERRVRVSTVARSWADASANIQHISAGFDQEAAAVMMARIAVYRAETDDGPDVLRWLDRMLIRLCQKFGDYNKDDPNSFRFTENFSLYPQFMFHLRRSQFLQVFNNSPDETSYYRHMLNVEDLTQSLIMIQPILYSYSFHGPPEPVLLDSSSLQADKILLMDTFFHILIYHGETIAQWKSQGYHEMPEYENLKQLLQAPLDDAQEILQTRFPMPRYIVTEAGASQARFLLSKVNPSQTHNNMYGFGGQLIMSGGPGHETGEGSVPVLTDDVSLQVFMDHLKKLAVSSSS; encoded by the exons ATGGCTACATATCAAGAATTCATTCAGCAGAATGAAGACAGAGATGGCATTCGCTTCAGTTGGAATGTTTGGCCTTCAAGCCGTCTGGAGGCAACTAGGATGGTTGTGCCCCTTGGGGCTATTTTTACACCCCTGAAAGAAAGAGCTGATCTACCGCCCATCCAATATGACCCAGTTCTCTGTACTCGAACAACTTGTCGCGCTATTCTAAATCCATTTTG TCAAATTGATTACAGAGCTAAGATGTGGACCTGTAACTTCTGCTACCAAAGAAACCCT TTTCCACCCCAGTACACAGCTATTTCAGAGCAGCATCAACCAGCTGAAATCATACCACAGTTTTCAACTTTAGAATATACCATTACT AGAGCTACTTGCCACCCTCCAATATTTCTACTGGTTGTTGATACTTGCTTTCCAGAAGATGAAGATTTGCAAGGACTGAAG GAATCACTTCAAATGTCTCTAAGTTTACTGCCCCCGAATGCCCTGATTGGTCTCATCACTTATGGCAAAATGGTACAAGTTCACGAGCTTGGAAGTGAAGGAGTTTCCAAATCATATGTCTTCAGGGGCACTAAGGAGCTGACAGCTAAACAAATTCAG GAGATGCTTGGTATTGGCCGTGGTGCCCAGGCTCAACCCCAGCAGCAGCAGAGAGGTGGAGCACCGGGGAACCAGCAGCATCCGCAGCTTCCATCAAACAG ATTCTTGCAGCCTGTCCATAAGTGTGACATGAGCCTGACAGATCTACTTGGTGAGCTCCAGCGTGACCCTTGGCCAGTTGCCCAGGGCAAAAGGCCATTACGTTCTGTTGGGGCTGCCCTCTCCATTGCTGTTGGATTGCTAGAG tgtACTTTTCCAAATACTGGTGCTCGTATTATGCTGTTTATGGGAGGACCATGTACCCAGGGTCCTGGCATGGTCGTAGACGATGAGCTCAAGCACCCAATCAGATCCCATCATGATATTGAAAAAGATAATTGTAAATACATGAAGAAGGCAATGAAG CATTATGAATCACTAGCTAACAGAGCTGCAGCCAATGGTCATGTTATAGACATTTATGCCTGCGCCCTTGATCAAACGGGTCTTCATGAAATGAAGTTCTGTCCGACATATACTGG TGGCCACATGGTGATGGGAGACTCTTTTAACACTTCCTTGTTCAAGCAGACATTCCAGAGAGTGTTTGCCAAGGACCAGAAGTCAGAGTTCAAGATGGCATTTGGTGCTACATTAGAGATCAAA ACTTCCAGAGAATTAAAAGTTTCAGGAGCTATAGGCCCTTGTGTGTCTCTAGCAGTAAAAGGTCCATCAGTTTCTGATACAGAGATAGGTCTTGGAGGAACTTGTCAATGGAAGCTTTGTGGGCTCTATCCTAACACATCTTTAGCTGTTTGCTTTGAAGTTGTCAATCAG CACAATGCACCCATACCTCAGGGAGGTCGGGGTTACATTCAGTTTATTACACAATATCAGCACTCAAGTGGAGAGAGAAGAGTTCGTGTATCAACAGTTGCTAGGAG CTGGGCTGATGCCAGTgcaaacattcaacacatttCTGCTGGGTTTGACCAGGAAGCTGCTGCAGTGATGATGGCAAGGATAGCTGTGTATAGAGCAGAAACAGATGATGGTCCAGATGTCCTTAGATGGCTTGATAGAATGCTCATTCGATTG TGCCAGAAGTTTGGAGACTACAATAAAGATGACCCGAACTCTTTCAGGTTCACTGAGAACTTTTCATTGTACCCGCAATTTATGTTTCATCTTAGAAGATCACAGTTTTTGCAAGTGTTTAATAACAGCCCTGATGAAACATCATATTATAG GCATATGTTGAATGTTGAAGATCTGACACAATCATTAATCATGATACAGCCAATACTTTATTCTTATTCGTTTCATGGACCACCAGAA cCAGTCTTACTGGACAGCAGCAGTCTTCAAGCAGATAAAATTTTACTTATGGATACATTTTTccatattttaatttatcatgGAGAG ACTATAGCTCAGTGGAAATCTCAAGGGTACCATGAGATGCCAGAGTATGAGAACCTGAAACAGCTGCTGCAGGCTCCTTTAGATGATGCCCAGGAGATATTACAGACTAGGTTCCCAATGCCCAGATATATAGTCACAGAGGCTGGGGCTTCACAG GCTAGATTCCTTCTATCTAAAGTGAATCcatcacaaacacataacaaCATGTATGGCTTCGGTGGACAG CTAATCATGAGTGGTGGCCCTGGACATGAGACTGGA GAAGGCTCtgttccagttttgacggatgATGTCAGCCTCCAAGTTTTCATGGACCACCTTAAGAAACTGGCTGTATCCAGTTCTTCCTGA